Proteins co-encoded in one Jeotgalibacillus malaysiensis genomic window:
- a CDS encoding UDP-glucose 4-epimerase, which produces MAVLVTGGAGYIGSHAVLALKRKGFDTVIVDNLQTGHGGAVSSDDHFYKGSLHDGEFLDQVFTNHKIDAVIHFAASSLVGESVQNPLKYYENNVGGAISLLQAMERHGVKKLVFSSTAATYGEPESDLLTEEDTVSPTNPYGETKLAVEKMLKWSSEAYGIHSIALRYFNVAGADPEGLRGEDHDPETHLIPIILQVALGQRDHISIFGTDYATPDGTCIRDYIHVSDLVDAHLLALEKLESDPETTVFNLGNGQGFSVKEVIDTARKVTGHDIPAKEEARRAGDPAKLVASAEKARIILKWNPVYTNLHDIIESAWKWHEAHPHGYDQETRKGD; this is translated from the coding sequence ATGGCAGTACTTGTCACAGGTGGAGCGGGCTACATAGGAAGCCATGCAGTATTAGCATTAAAAAGAAAAGGATTCGATACAGTCATCGTTGATAATCTTCAGACTGGTCACGGCGGTGCAGTCAGCAGTGATGACCACTTTTATAAAGGATCACTTCATGACGGTGAATTTCTTGATCAGGTATTTACGAACCATAAAATAGATGCAGTCATTCATTTTGCTGCAAGTTCTCTAGTAGGTGAAAGCGTACAGAATCCGCTGAAGTACTATGAAAATAACGTAGGCGGCGCCATCTCACTGCTTCAGGCAATGGAGAGACATGGGGTCAAAAAGCTCGTCTTCTCTTCAACAGCCGCAACGTACGGTGAGCCGGAATCAGATCTGCTTACAGAAGAAGACACAGTGTCACCTACAAACCCTTACGGTGAAACAAAACTTGCCGTTGAAAAAATGCTGAAATGGTCGAGTGAAGCATATGGCATTCATTCGATCGCACTCAGATATTTTAACGTTGCAGGCGCGGATCCTGAAGGCTTGAGAGGGGAAGACCATGACCCTGAAACACACCTGATTCCGATCATTCTGCAGGTAGCACTTGGGCAGCGCGATCATATCAGTATTTTCGGTACAGACTATGCAACGCCAGATGGCACGTGTATCCGCGACTACATTCATGTCAGCGACCTTGTAGATGCGCACCTGCTTGCGCTTGAAAAGCTGGAATCAGATCCTGAGACGACGGTATTTAACCTTGGAAACGGGCAGGGCTTCAGTGTAAAGGAAGTCATCGACACGGCACGTAAAGTAACGGGTCACGACATTCCGGCAAAAGAAGAAGCACGCAGAGCAGGAGACCCTGCAAAGCTCGTCGCTTCTGCTGAAAAAGCAAGAATTATCTTGAAATGGAACCCGGTTTATACGAACCTTCACGATATCATCGAAAGCGCCTGGAAATGGCACGAAGCACATCCTCACGGGTATGACCAGGAGACCCGGAAAGGAGACTGA
- a CDS encoding glycoside hydrolase family 2 translates to MRTEYPRPQFVRQDWLNLNGEWDFAFDDQNKGLKEKWYLNNEAFNRKIQVPFAFQTELSGIHDKTFHDVVWYQRKVEVPSDWSDRRLILHFGAVDYQAKVYVNEELAGEHTGGHTSFSFDITHLAGEEAVITVRAYDPSKDETIPRGKQFWREEIESIWYTNTTGIWQPVWLEAVSEASLNHVRLTPDLDKGDVQAEFNFSDAAIGKWADISISFKGKSIIQERFLINEGYEKRTFNVLGQHIFHTGFHHEGMTWSPENPQLFDMTVKIIDESTVYDEVETYFGMRKVHTEDGMVYLNNKPYYQRLVLDQGYWRKGLLTAPDDQDFKRDIELAKELGFNGCRKHQKVEDPRFLYWADQLGFLVWGECAASAFYSEKAATRLVEEWSEIIERDYNHPSIVAWVPLNESWGVQMIRSDSKQQHHSQALYHHLHSLDDTRLVVGNDGWEQTVTDICAIHNYNHGSDDEKAKSAHFKEELSTKESLLSSQPAKRKIYANGFSHQGEPILLTEFGGIGFMTGEDNGWGYTSVKDEKAYVADYKRIMDAVYHSEALHGYCYTQLTDVEQEINGILTYDREPKCSIEEIRDINLQWHNEIKSK, encoded by the coding sequence ATGAGAACAGAATATCCTCGTCCGCAATTTGTGCGACAAGACTGGCTTAACTTAAATGGAGAATGGGATTTCGCTTTTGATGATCAAAACAAAGGGTTGAAAGAAAAGTGGTATCTGAACAACGAAGCATTTAATCGGAAAATCCAGGTGCCATTTGCTTTCCAAACCGAATTAAGTGGCATTCATGATAAGACATTTCATGATGTTGTCTGGTATCAGCGAAAAGTGGAAGTTCCATCTGACTGGAGTGACAGGAGGCTGATTCTTCATTTTGGCGCTGTCGACTATCAGGCAAAAGTTTATGTAAATGAAGAACTTGCAGGGGAGCATACAGGAGGTCATACTTCTTTTTCTTTTGATATTACTCATTTAGCAGGTGAAGAGGCAGTCATTACTGTACGTGCCTATGATCCTTCCAAGGATGAAACCATTCCAAGAGGCAAACAGTTTTGGAGAGAGGAAATTGAATCAATCTGGTATACAAATACAACAGGCATTTGGCAGCCAGTGTGGCTGGAAGCGGTATCTGAAGCTTCATTGAATCATGTGCGTTTAACACCGGATCTGGATAAAGGAGATGTACAAGCTGAATTCAACTTTTCAGATGCAGCGATTGGTAAGTGGGCTGATATCTCCATCTCGTTTAAAGGTAAATCTATCATTCAGGAAAGATTTCTGATTAATGAAGGTTATGAAAAGCGGACTTTCAATGTGCTGGGTCAGCACATTTTTCATACCGGCTTTCATCATGAAGGTATGACGTGGTCACCTGAAAATCCTCAATTATTTGATATGACTGTAAAAATAATAGATGAATCAACAGTTTACGATGAGGTAGAAACCTACTTTGGTATGAGGAAGGTTCATACGGAAGACGGGATGGTTTACTTAAATAATAAACCTTACTATCAGCGGCTCGTCCTTGATCAGGGATACTGGAGAAAAGGATTATTAACAGCGCCTGATGATCAGGATTTTAAACGTGATATCGAATTGGCAAAAGAGCTTGGTTTTAATGGCTGCAGAAAGCATCAAAAGGTTGAAGATCCAAGGTTCTTATACTGGGCAGACCAGCTTGGTTTCCTGGTGTGGGGAGAGTGTGCGGCATCTGCATTCTATTCCGAAAAAGCTGCAACACGTCTTGTGGAGGAATGGTCTGAAATTATTGAGCGGGACTACAATCATCCGTCGATTGTTGCATGGGTTCCACTGAATGAGAGCTGGGGCGTGCAGATGATCAGATCTGACAGTAAACAACAGCATCATTCACAGGCATTATACCACCACCTTCACTCACTGGACGATACGCGTCTTGTAGTTGGTAATGATGGGTGGGAGCAGACAGTAACAGATATCTGTGCCATTCATAACTATAACCATGGAAGTGACGATGAAAAAGCAAAAAGCGCTCATTTTAAAGAAGAGCTCAGCACTAAAGAAAGTCTTCTTTCATCTCAGCCTGCTAAACGTAAAATCTATGCCAACGGATTTAGTCATCAGGGCGAACCAATTCTATTAACAGAGTTTGGCGGAATTGGATTTATGACTGGCGAAGATAATGGATGGGGTTATACATCTGTTAAAGATGAAAAAGCGTATGTTGCAGATTATAAGCGTATTATGGATGCGGTCTACCATTCTGAAGCACTTCACGGCTATTGCTACACTCAATTGACAGATGTTGAGCAGGAGATTAATGGTATATTAACCTATGATAGAGAGCCAAAATGCAGCATTGAAGAGATCAGAGACATCAATCTTCAGTGGCATAACGAGATCAAATCTAAATAG
- a CDS encoding aldose 1-epimerase yields MISQKEIAQYHGQPIIKYTIENDNGVRLSALNYGCIITELITPDKDGKKENIVLGYDDFSRYLTDSPYFGAIVGRFAGRIDNATFTLDNETYSLAKNDGENSLHGGDHGFDKKIWAVTQNGNTLVFNLTSPHLEEGFPGELNIQIGYTLTNDNELKISYEATTDRKTIVNLTNHTYFNLSGTLEPVLEHELQIPADSYLPLTENLIPTGENRSVEGTAFDFRKPIKLTDALDLQDEQINTGGNGYDHPFVLNEGIIQLSEPSSRRRLEIKTDQPAVVFYAGNQLGAEGEMRGQKIQPHSGMCLETQGLPNAVNEPSFPSCELSPGDKYSSETIYRLTTY; encoded by the coding sequence ATGATCTCACAAAAAGAAATCGCTCAGTATCATGGACAGCCAATTATCAAATACACAATCGAAAATGATAATGGTGTACGTTTATCAGCACTGAATTATGGCTGTATTATTACAGAATTGATTACGCCGGATAAAGACGGAAAGAAAGAAAATATTGTCCTGGGATATGACGATTTTTCAAGGTACCTGACAGATTCCCCGTACTTTGGTGCCATTGTCGGTCGCTTTGCAGGCAGAATAGATAATGCCACATTTACATTAGATAATGAAACGTATTCCCTTGCTAAAAATGATGGTGAAAACTCACTTCATGGAGGAGATCATGGGTTTGATAAAAAAATATGGGCAGTCACTCAAAATGGAAATACTTTAGTTTTTAATCTGACAAGTCCTCATTTGGAAGAAGGGTTTCCTGGAGAGTTGAATATTCAGATAGGTTACACGTTAACTAATGATAATGAACTTAAAATCAGTTATGAAGCAACAACTGATCGGAAAACAATTGTTAATCTAACGAACCACACTTACTTTAACTTATCCGGGACACTTGAACCTGTCTTAGAGCATGAACTGCAGATTCCGGCAGATTCTTACCTCCCATTAACTGAAAATCTTATTCCAACAGGAGAAAACAGGAGTGTGGAGGGTACTGCTTTTGATTTCCGTAAACCGATAAAACTGACAGATGCACTAGACCTTCAGGATGAGCAAATCAATACAGGCGGAAATGGTTATGATCATCCCTTTGTATTAAATGAGGGAATCATTCAGCTAAGCGAACCTTCAAGCAGAAGACGCCTTGAGATTAAGACAGACCAGCCAGCTGTTGTATTTTATGCAGGAAATCAGTTGGGAGCTGAAGGTGAAATGCGCGGTCAGAAAATCCAGCCGCATTCAGGAATGTGTCTGGAAACTCAAGGGTTGCCGAATGCGGTAAATGAACCATCCTTCCCATCATGTGAATTGTCACCAGGTGATAAATACAGCTCTGAAACGATTTATCGACTAACTACATATTAA
- a CDS encoding galactokinase, whose product MNVYDLKQSFISIFNESPERLFFAPGRINLIGEHTDYNGGKVFPLAITYGTYAYVKQRKDKKIRFASKNFSQSGIITTSLDHLEKNNETEWVNYPIGVIRFLKESDYNIEKGFDVLFEGNIPNGAGLSSSASIEMATGVMVRELAGLSISQVELIKLCQRVENEFIGVNSGIMDQFAIGMGKQGQALWLDCDTLEFEYAPIELKHEKIVIMNTNKRRELASSKYNERRAECEQALKIIQKYTNVETLGELSIEQLTDVESWLNDSLLYKRVKHVVTENERTKQAYVSLKAGDLEHVGRLMNDSHQSLKEDYEVTGEELDTLAEFAQTQSGVIGARMTGAGFGGCAIAIVKTDEVDALIKSTRRHYQSRIGYGPDFYVASVGDGAKEISIEGAEQTR is encoded by the coding sequence ATGAATGTATACGACTTAAAGCAGTCTTTTATCTCTATATTTAATGAATCACCTGAACGTTTGTTTTTCGCACCAGGCAGAATCAACCTGATCGGGGAGCATACGGATTACAATGGAGGGAAGGTATTTCCGCTTGCCATAACATATGGAACTTATGCTTATGTGAAGCAGCGTAAAGATAAGAAAATCAGATTTGCGTCTAAAAACTTTTCTCAGTCAGGTATCATTACAACCTCGCTCGATCATCTTGAAAAAAACAATGAAACTGAATGGGTGAACTATCCGATCGGGGTAATACGCTTCCTTAAAGAAAGCGATTACAATATCGAAAAAGGCTTTGATGTTTTGTTTGAAGGGAATATTCCAAATGGTGCCGGTCTTTCATCCTCTGCCTCTATAGAAATGGCGACAGGCGTTATGGTAAGAGAGCTGGCTGGTTTATCAATCTCACAGGTGGAGTTGATTAAATTATGTCAGCGCGTTGAAAATGAGTTTATCGGTGTTAACAGTGGAATTATGGACCAATTTGCAATTGGGATGGGAAAGCAGGGACAAGCGCTTTGGCTTGACTGCGATACACTGGAGTTTGAATACGCTCCGATTGAACTGAAACATGAAAAAATTGTGATCATGAATACTAATAAAAGAAGAGAACTTGCTTCTTCAAAATATAATGAACGCCGTGCGGAATGTGAACAGGCCTTGAAAATCATACAGAAGTACACAAATGTTGAGACTCTTGGCGAACTTTCAATTGAGCAGCTCACAGATGTGGAGAGCTGGCTTAATGATTCGCTTCTATATAAAAGAGTCAAACACGTTGTAACAGAAAATGAGCGTACTAAACAAGCTTATGTTTCATTGAAAGCAGGAGATCTTGAGCATGTAGGCAGGTTAATGAATGATTCACACCAGTCTTTGAAAGAAGATTATGAGGTGACTGGGGAAGAACTTGATACATTAGCGGAATTTGCTCAGACTCAGTCTGGTGTAATCGGCGCAAGGATGACAGGGGCAGGCTTTGGTGGTTGTGCAATCGCAATTGTTAAAACTGATGAGGTTGATGCCTTAATTAAAAGTACGAGAAGACATTATCAGAGCCGGATTGGTTATGGACCGGACTTTTATGTTGCCTCGGTTGGAGACGGTGCAAAGGAAATTTCAATTGAAGGAGCTGAACAAACGAGATGA
- a CDS encoding ABC transporter substrate-binding protein produces MKKSLLTVASGLAVASVLAACSGDDTSNEGSSEGSSGTQEITFWAPFSGADGPNMEQIVNEFNDSQDEVSVDFQIVPQSEYYTTLDLSLSGQQEGADVMIMHGDQIMTYANQNIIKNLDDIVGDQIDKENYHPTAWEGAEVDGSIYGVPLDIHPLMFYYNKDLFEAAGLDPEAPPTNREEFLEAAIATTNVDEGQYGFAVPTLWPQQFIFPSIVYQNGGELITDDGEVQYDSPEAVEALEFLHSLIYEHEVSPADIQQDGELTLFLQGNSAMHMNGPWMMNQFEESGMNYGVAPVPQLGTEQQAVFANSHNFVIPETVQDDAKIEAITTFLNYVDENGMAWAESGQAPASKAVYESDEFNEMKQQPEVAKQFEYVQFSPNVENWGPVSDPLFSAVNEVLLNQRDAQEALEQAAQDAQASLQ; encoded by the coding sequence ATGAAGAAGTCTTTACTTACAGTTGCATCAGGTTTAGCAGTGGCATCCGTACTGGCAGCATGCTCAGGCGATGACACATCAAACGAAGGCAGCAGTGAAGGTAGCAGCGGCACTCAGGAAATTACATTCTGGGCACCATTCTCAGGCGCAGACGGCCCTAACATGGAGCAGATTGTAAACGAGTTTAATGATTCACAGGATGAAGTTTCAGTAGATTTCCAAATCGTCCCACAATCAGAATATTACACTACACTGGACTTATCGCTTAGCGGTCAACAGGAAGGCGCAGATGTGATGATCATGCACGGGGATCAGATTATGACATATGCAAATCAGAACATCATTAAGAATCTTGATGACATTGTAGGAGATCAAATTGATAAAGAGAATTATCACCCAACCGCCTGGGAAGGTGCAGAAGTTGATGGTTCTATCTATGGTGTTCCATTAGACATTCACCCGCTTATGTTCTATTACAATAAAGATCTGTTTGAAGCAGCAGGACTTGATCCCGAAGCTCCACCAACAAATCGCGAAGAATTCCTCGAAGCAGCAATTGCAACAACAAATGTTGATGAAGGACAATATGGATTTGCAGTACCAACACTTTGGCCACAGCAATTTATTTTCCCATCAATTGTTTATCAAAATGGCGGCGAGCTGATCACTGATGACGGCGAAGTACAATATGATTCACCGGAAGCAGTTGAAGCACTTGAGTTTCTTCACTCTCTAATTTATGAGCATGAAGTATCACCAGCAGATATCCAGCAGGATGGTGAGCTCACATTATTCCTTCAGGGGAATTCAGCAATGCATATGAACGGTCCATGGATGATGAATCAGTTTGAAGAGTCAGGCATGAATTATGGTGTAGCACCAGTGCCTCAACTTGGAACTGAGCAGCAGGCTGTTTTTGCAAACTCACATAACTTCGTAATTCCTGAAACTGTTCAGGATGACGCTAAGATTGAAGCAATCACAACTTTCCTTAACTATGTAGACGAAAATGGTATGGCCTGGGCTGAGTCCGGACAGGCTCCGGCATCTAAAGCTGTCTATGAAAGTGATGAATTCAATGAGATGAAGCAGCAGCCTGAAGTGGCAAAGCAATTCGAATATGTACAGTTCTCTCCAAACGTTGAAAACTGGGGACCAGTGTCTGATCCACTATTCAGCGCTGTAAACGAAGTACTTCTTAATCAGAGAGATGCACAGGAAGCACTTGAACAGGCAGCACAGGACGCACAGGCAAGTCTTCAATAA
- a CDS encoding binding-protein-dependent transport system inner membrane component: MKSKASGFTSFLFVLPYLIMFTLFLVIPLVYGIYISFHDWNLISPIHPFIGLENYSAIFTSGSPENRVFLNGLKNTAQFVIYSVPLLVIIGLGLAMLVNSLPEKIRGFFRTAYFLPFAISVSVIAVLWLWMLDSNSGLVNQFINSLGMDSIPWLTRLPFAWISLVIATVWWTIGFNMIIFINALNEVSEELYEAADIDGASSWHKFLHITLPSIRPIMIFVVITSTIASFNVYGQPYLMTRGGPGESTEVLLMGIVQQAFQLRQMGSAAAMAMLMALIMIVISVGQFLVTRSGERKEKNHA, translated from the coding sequence ATGAAGTCAAAAGCATCGGGTTTTACATCATTTCTATTTGTACTTCCATATCTGATCATGTTTACTTTATTTTTAGTCATCCCTTTGGTTTACGGGATCTATATTAGTTTTCATGATTGGAATTTAATTTCTCCTATACATCCATTTATTGGTCTGGAAAATTACTCAGCCATTTTTACATCTGGCTCACCTGAAAATCGAGTATTTTTAAATGGACTGAAAAATACTGCTCAATTTGTTATTTACAGTGTGCCGTTGTTAGTTATTATCGGACTGGGCCTTGCGATGCTGGTTAACAGTTTGCCTGAAAAGATCCGCGGCTTTTTTAGAACAGCTTATTTCCTCCCTTTTGCGATCTCAGTTTCAGTTATCGCTGTACTATGGCTCTGGATGCTTGATTCAAACTCAGGACTTGTTAATCAGTTCATAAATTCACTTGGTATGGATAGTATACCGTGGTTGACCCGATTGCCTTTTGCATGGATATCACTTGTTATTGCTACAGTGTGGTGGACCATTGGTTTTAATATGATTATCTTTATTAATGCACTGAATGAAGTTTCTGAAGAGCTTTATGAAGCAGCGGATATTGATGGTGCTTCAAGCTGGCACAAGTTTTTACATATTACGCTGCCATCAATCAGACCAATTATGATCTTTGTTGTCATCACTTCAACAATTGCATCATTCAATGTATACGGTCAGCCTTACCTGATGACACGCGGTGGTCCTGGTGAATCCACTGAAGTGCTATTAATGGGTATTGTTCAACAGGCTTTCCAGTTAAGACAGATGGGCTCAGCCGCTGCGATGGCAATGCTGATGGCATTAATTATGATTGTTATTTCAGTTGGTCAATTCTTGGTAACAAGATCTGGTGAAAGAAAGGAGAAAAACCATGCGTAA
- a CDS encoding ABC transporter permease: protein MRKTKILNIVFASILAILFLIPLVWMVSTSFKSDFEAIGGGTFFPQEFTIENYTSTLTSSSVPILRWLFNSLFVGFAGVTIVVVIDSMAAYALARLDVPFKKVLFPLFVSTLMIPWVITFLPLYQQFSNLGLLNTYAPLILPYSANAFGVFLLYQFFRSFPKELEEAARMDGANKWQIFMKVVIPSARPLIATLAIFTFMAIYNDFLWPLVTTNTPEMRTVTTGIAIMQQGSFVSSYGKLMALTTLATIPILIVFLIGQKWFIRGITQSGIK, encoded by the coding sequence ATGCGTAAAACTAAAATCCTTAATATCGTATTCGCTTCGATACTGGCGATTTTGTTTCTAATACCGCTTGTATGGATGGTTTCCACTTCTTTCAAATCAGATTTTGAAGCAATTGGAGGAGGAACATTCTTCCCTCAGGAATTTACTATCGAAAATTATACAAGTACATTAACGAGCAGTAGCGTGCCAATTTTGAGATGGTTGTTTAATTCATTATTTGTTGGCTTTGCAGGTGTAACAATTGTAGTAGTGATTGATTCCATGGCTGCTTATGCACTTGCCCGTCTTGATGTACCGTTTAAGAAAGTACTATTCCCGTTGTTTGTCAGTACATTAATGATTCCATGGGTTATTACTTTCCTGCCCCTTTATCAGCAGTTTAGTAATCTTGGACTTCTTAATACCTATGCACCACTGATTCTGCCTTATTCAGCAAATGCATTTGGTGTCTTCCTGCTGTATCAATTTTTCCGCTCTTTTCCTAAAGAACTGGAGGAAGCAGCACGAATGGATGGAGCAAACAAATGGCAGATCTTTATGAAAGTCGTTATTCCGTCCGCACGACCATTAATTGCAACACTGGCAATCTTTACTTTTATGGCAATCTATAATGATTTCTTATGGCCACTTGTAACGACAAATACGCCTGAGATGAGAACCGTTACAACCGGTATTGCGATTATGCAGCAGGGAAGCTTTGTTTCTTCCTATGGAAAACTGATGGCTCTGACTACACTAGCTACTATCCCAATTTTAATTGTCTTCCTGATCGGCCAGAAATGGTTTATCAGAGGGATTACACAATCAGGAATTAAGTAA
- a CDS encoding tRNA threonylcarbamoyladenosine biosynthesis protein yields METIRWTVDSNVEKQNSYPQIAEAAEYLRTGHVIAFPTETVYGLGADATSDAAVQGIFDAKGRPSDNPLIVHISNTDSLHDLVSSISSEAEKLIQSFWPGPLTIIFNKKQGVFSDLVTAGLDTIGIRMPSHPVALELISRSGKPLAAPSANTSGKPSPTSAEHVALDLTGRIKGIVDGGETGVGLESTVIDCTVTPPMILRPGGVSAEEIAACIGPVRVDPSLKKEQSAPRSPGMKYTHYAPVAPLYLIKGEAAWIQQTIHRFQQEGKKVGLLASEELGAQLQADVVKVCGTREDPATIARGLYNGIRSFNDTDADLILAEAFDEKGIGAAIMNRLEKAAGHKWIKESSS; encoded by the coding sequence ATGGAAACGATCCGCTGGACTGTGGATAGTAATGTGGAAAAACAAAATAGTTATCCACAGATCGCAGAAGCAGCAGAATATTTGCGTACTGGACATGTTATCGCCTTTCCGACTGAAACCGTTTACGGGCTCGGAGCTGATGCTACAAGTGATGCTGCAGTGCAGGGAATTTTTGATGCAAAAGGCCGTCCGTCTGACAATCCGCTAATTGTCCACATCTCAAATACAGATTCACTGCACGATCTGGTCTCGTCAATCAGCAGTGAAGCAGAAAAGCTTATACAGTCTTTCTGGCCAGGACCGTTAACCATTATTTTCAACAAAAAGCAGGGTGTATTCTCAGATCTGGTTACAGCTGGACTTGATACGATCGGCATCCGTATGCCGTCTCATCCTGTTGCGCTCGAACTGATCAGCCGCTCAGGCAAGCCGCTTGCTGCCCCAAGTGCAAATACGAGCGGGAAGCCAAGCCCGACCTCAGCAGAGCATGTAGCGCTCGATCTGACAGGACGCATTAAAGGGATCGTCGACGGGGGTGAAACTGGCGTTGGTCTCGAATCCACCGTCATCGACTGTACCGTAACGCCACCAATGATTTTAAGACCCGGTGGCGTTTCAGCAGAAGAAATTGCAGCCTGTATTGGTCCGGTGCGTGTGGATCCTTCTTTGAAAAAAGAACAGAGTGCCCCAAGATCGCCCGGTATGAAATACACGCATTATGCACCAGTCGCACCACTTTATCTCATTAAAGGAGAAGCTGCATGGATTCAGCAGACCATTCATCGTTTTCAGCAGGAAGGGAAGAAAGTTGGGCTCCTTGCTTCTGAAGAACTGGGTGCTCAGCTGCAGGCTGATGTTGTGAAGGTTTGCGGTACGCGTGAAGATCCGGCAACGATCGCGCGCGGTTTATACAATGGAATCCGCTCATTTAACGACACAGATGCAGATCTGATTTTAGCTGAAGCCTTCGATGAAAAAGGGATCGGTGCAGCCATCATGAATCGACTTGAAAAAGCAGCCGGACATAAGTGGATTAAAGAAAGCTCTTCCTGA
- a CDS encoding N5-glutamine S-adenosyl-L-methionine-dependent methyltransferase, which produces MSEQLPSHMNRPGLIGFEVGAGQGETIAALLKKAFPEDRTEVIYDINGKDRMVFCELLK; this is translated from the coding sequence ATGAGTGAACAGCTCCCTTCACACATGAACAGACCTGGCCTAATCGGTTTTGAAGTCGGTGCAGGCCAGGGAGAAACCATTGCAGCATTACTGAAAAAAGCGTTTCCTGAAGATCGTACTGAAGTGATTTATGACATCAACGGTAAAGATAGAATGGTATTTTGTGAGTTACTAAAGTAA
- a CDS encoding peptide chain release factor 1 — protein MFDRLQAVEDRYDKLNELLSDPEIVNDTTKLREYSKEQSDLSETVETYRRYKEVFEQHKDAKEMLNEKLDADMREMVKEEVSELSDEIEALEEKLHVLLLPKNPNDDKNVIMEVRGAAGGDEAALFAGDLYRMYSRYAESQGWKIEVMDASTTGVGGYKEITFMINGTGAYSKMKYENGAHRVQRVPETESGGRIHTSTATVACLPEVEDVEVDIHEKDIRVDTFASSGPGGQSVNTTMSAVRLTHVPTGVVVSMQDEKSQIKNKEKAMKILRARIYDKFEQEARAEYDAVRKSAVGTGDRSERIRTYNFPQNRVTDHRIGLTIQKLDQILQGKMDEIIEALILEEQSAKMEAMNNGEA, from the coding sequence ATGTTTGATCGTTTACAAGCGGTAGAAGACCGCTATGATAAATTAAATGAATTACTCAGTGATCCTGAAATTGTCAATGATACAACCAAACTGCGTGAATACTCAAAAGAACAGTCAGACCTGTCTGAGACTGTTGAGACATACCGCCGTTATAAAGAAGTATTCGAGCAGCATAAAGATGCTAAAGAAATGCTGAATGAAAAGCTCGATGCTGATATGCGCGAAATGGTAAAAGAAGAAGTGAGTGAGCTTTCTGATGAAATTGAAGCGCTCGAAGAAAAGCTGCACGTACTCCTTTTACCGAAAAATCCAAATGATGATAAGAACGTAATTATGGAAGTCCGGGGGGCAGCTGGTGGAGATGAAGCTGCTTTATTTGCCGGTGACCTTTACCGTATGTACAGCCGTTATGCTGAATCACAGGGCTGGAAAATCGAAGTGATGGATGCGAGCACAACAGGTGTTGGCGGATACAAGGAAATCACTTTCATGATTAACGGAACCGGTGCTTATTCTAAAATGAAATATGAAAACGGCGCACACCGCGTGCAGCGTGTTCCTGAAACGGAATCAGGCGGCCGTATCCATACATCTACTGCAACGGTTGCATGTCTGCCAGAAGTAGAGGATGTAGAAGTGGATATTCACGAAAAAGATATCCGCGTAGATACATTCGCATCAAGCGGTCCTGGTGGGCAGTCTGTTAATACGACGATGTCAGCAGTACGTCTGACACACGTTCCAACGGGTGTTGTCGTATCGATGCAGGATGAGAAATCACAGATTAAAAATAAAGAAAAAGCGATGAAGATTCTTCGTGCGCGTATTTATGATAAGTTCGAACAGGAAGCGCGTGCTGAGTATGACGCTGTCCGTAAGTCAGCAGTCGGTACCGGTGACCGCTCAGAGCGTATCCGTACGTACAATTTCCCGCAAAACCGTGTAACGGATCACCGCATCGGCTTAACGATTCAGAAGCTTGATCAGATCCTTCAGGGTAAAATGGATGAAATTATTGAAGCGCTCATTTTAGAAGAACAGTCTGCTAAAATGGAAGCGATGAATAATGGAGAAGCTTAA